In Clostridia bacterium, the following are encoded in one genomic region:
- a CDS encoding ABC transporter ATP-binding protein, with product MNKIIIGENIVKSFGDGNEKHNVLDKVSVEIDEGEFVSVMGPSGSGKSTLMFALSGMDGIDGGKITFNGRSLSSLRENELADIRRTKMGFVFQHPTLLKNLNILDNIILPSMRGNRKDVAKITEKARILMKRVGIAELEKRNITQVSGGQLQRAGICRALMSNPKIVFGDEPTGALNSKSAQEIMDIFSEINADGTAVVLVTHDTKVAAQTERIMFMRDGKIVSELKLPKFDGTDIDGRVEEVTMKMREIGV from the coding sequence ATGAATAAGATCATTATCGGTGAAAACATAGTAAAGTCTTTCGGAGATGGCAATGAAAAGCACAATGTTCTCGATAAAGTGTCCGTTGAAATAGACGAGGGTGAGTTTGTTTCAGTTATGGGGCCTTCGGGTTCGGGAAAATCGACACTGATGTTTGCACTGAGCGGAATGGATGGCATTGACGGCGGAAAGATTACTTTTAACGGCAGAAGTTTATCGTCACTCAGGGAAAATGAACTTGCCGACATACGCAGAACAAAAATGGGGTTTGTTTTTCAGCACCCAACATTACTAAAAAATCTAAATATCCTCGATAACATCATTCTTCCATCAATGCGCGGCAACAGAAAAGACGTCGCGAAAATTACTGAAAAAGCAAGAATTCTTATGAAAAGGGTGGGCATTGCTGAGCTGGAAAAGCGTAATATTACACAGGTTTCGGGGGGACAGCTTCAGCGTGCGGGAATATGCCGCGCACTTATGAGCAATCCAAAAATTGTTTTTGGTGACGAACCGACTGGCGCGCTTAACTCAAAATCCGCTCAGGAGATTATGGACATATTTTCTGAAATCAACGCAGATGGTACTGCAGTTGTGCTTGTAACTCACGACACTAAAGTTGCGGCACAGACGGAGCGTATTATGTTTATGCGTGACGGAAAAATCGTGAGCGAACTGAAGCTTCCGAAGTTTGACGGAACGGATATCGATGGCAGAGTGGAAGAGGTAACGATGAAAATGCGGGAAATAGGAGTATAA
- a CDS encoding ABC transporter permease codes for MYYRIIRNDISKSKLITLTTMIFVSAAAMLVSLAAILVVNLSGAIDTLMTRAETPHFMQMHSGEINTARLTAFAEQNHNVDEFQVLEFLNVDGAQIVIDGNSLEDNIQDNGFCTQSEKFDYLLDLNGNVINVSAGEIYVPIYYMKDGIAKIGDKAVIYGKKFTVAGFLRDSQMNSLLASSKRFLVSKSDYAELKDFGIMEYLIEFRLKDLSALGAFEAAYTSAGLEANGPALTYPLFKAINAISDGLMIAVLILVSVLVVAIAFMCIRFTLLAKVEDDYREIGVMKAIGLRVSYIKKIYLAKYAAVAASGCILGFVLSFVFRGALLENIRLYMGESGSPSSALLFGIIGVLLVFLAIIAYISRVLERFRKIYASEAIRFGTSQEKSAVAKHFCLSRNRLLNINIFLGVKDVLARKRLYTTMFVVLVISVFIIIVPQNMYNTISSKSFINYMGIGSTDIRIDIQQTGNISEKAAEIVLAMKSDRSISKYSVLRTKTFKAKTEDGSEEHIKIELGDHSIFPVKYSKGRAPNTEGEIALSAINADNLGKKVGDGITLVYEGKDINLTVCGIYSDITNGGKTAKAVFTDNSADIMWCIIYMELSDKSLVDRKVSEYADKFGFAKISDIDGYIAQTFGPTITSVGKASHAAISIAFIITVLVTMLFMKMLVAKDRYSIAVMKASGYTSSDIKVQYVSRPLFVLVAGIVLGTLLANTLGEVLAGKVISSFGALSFKFAVNPLSAYLLSPLLMICSVLIATIIGTSGVGQIKISENIKE; via the coding sequence ATGTATTATAGAATAATCCGCAATGACATTTCAAAAAGCAAACTTATAACACTGACAACAATGATATTTGTCTCTGCCGCGGCTATGCTTGTTTCGCTTGCCGCTATACTCGTCGTAAATCTTTCAGGTGCGATAGATACACTTATGACGAGGGCGGAAACCCCTCATTTCATGCAGATGCATTCAGGTGAGATCAATACTGCGCGACTTACAGCTTTTGCAGAGCAGAATCATAATGTCGATGAATTTCAGGTCCTTGAATTTCTCAATGTTGACGGCGCACAGATTGTAATAGACGGAAACTCGCTTGAAGACAATATTCAGGACAACGGCTTCTGCACACAGAGCGAAAAATTTGATTATCTTCTTGACCTTAACGGAAACGTCATAAATGTGTCCGCTGGTGAGATTTATGTTCCGATATACTATATGAAAGACGGCATCGCAAAAATCGGTGACAAGGCTGTGATATACGGAAAAAAATTTACCGTTGCTGGGTTTCTCCGCGATTCACAGATGAATTCCTTACTCGCTTCATCAAAGAGGTTTCTTGTAAGCAAAAGTGATTATGCCGAACTAAAGGATTTCGGAATCATGGAATATCTGATTGAGTTCAGATTAAAGGATTTGTCGGCACTGGGCGCATTTGAAGCAGCTTACACCTCCGCGGGACTTGAAGCAAACGGCCCAGCACTTACCTATCCGCTTTTCAAAGCGATTAACGCAATTTCCGATGGGCTGATGATAGCAGTTTTAATTCTCGTAAGCGTGCTTGTAGTCGCAATCGCATTTATGTGCATTCGCTTTACACTGCTTGCCAAAGTCGAAGACGACTACCGCGAAATAGGCGTTATGAAAGCAATTGGGCTACGCGTTTCCTACATAAAGAAAATATATCTTGCGAAATACGCGGCGGTTGCTGCATCAGGGTGTATTCTCGGATTTGTGCTTTCCTTTGTGTTCAGAGGTGCGCTTCTTGAGAACATACGGCTCTACATGGGGGAAAGTGGAAGCCCTTCTTCTGCCTTGCTTTTCGGAATAATCGGCGTACTGCTTGTTTTCCTTGCAATTATTGCCTATATAAGCAGAGTGCTGGAACGCTTCCGGAAAATATACGCTTCCGAAGCGATACGCTTTGGAACATCTCAGGAAAAGTCTGCAGTCGCAAAGCATTTTTGCCTGAGCAGAAACAGGCTTCTCAATATAAATATTTTTCTCGGCGTCAAAGATGTTCTCGCAAGAAAAAGACTTTACACCACAATGTTTGTAGTGCTTGTAATCTCGGTGTTTATCATTATCGTTCCGCAGAACATGTACAATACTATTTCCTCAAAAAGCTTTATCAACTATATGGGTATAGGAAGCACAGATATTCGCATTGACATTCAGCAGACCGGAAACATCTCTGAAAAAGCAGCAGAAATTGTGTTGGCGATGAAGAGTGACAGGTCCATATCCAAATATTCCGTCCTTAGGACCAAAACATTCAAAGCAAAAACGGAAGACGGCTCAGAGGAACATATAAAAATTGAGCTGGGCGACCATTCGATATTTCCTGTAAAATATTCTAAAGGAAGAGCGCCTAATACGGAAGGCGAGATTGCACTTTCAGCGATAAACGCCGATAATCTGGGCAAAAAGGTCGGCGATGGCATTACGCTTGTGTATGAGGGAAAGGATATAAATCTCACTGTATGCGGAATTTATTCCGACATTACCAACGGCGGTAAAACAGCAAAGGCAGTTTTCACCGACAATTCGGCGGACATTATGTGGTGCATTATCTACATGGAGCTTTCGGATAAATCTCTTGTAGACAGAAAAGTTTCAGAATATGCGGACAAGTTTGGTTTTGCAAAAATTTCTGACATTGATGGATATATTGCACAGACTTTCGGCCCGACGATAACCTCTGTTGGAAAGGCCTCACATGCTGCAATTTCCATCGCGTTTATTATAACGGTACTGGTTACAATGTTGTTTATGAAAATGCTTGTGGCAAAGGACAGATACTCAATTGCCGTAATGAAAGCATCCGGTTATACAAGCTCGGATATTAAGGTTCAGTACGTTTCGCGTCCGTTATTCGTACTGGTCGCTGGTATTGTTCTCGGCACACTTCTGGCAAACACTCTTGGAGAGGTACTAGCAGGCAAGGTTATCTCCTCATTTGGAGCGTTGTCATTTAAGTTTGCTGTCAACCCGCTTTCTGCGTACCTGCTTAGTCCGCTGCTGATGATATGTTCGGTATTAATCGCAACAATTATAGGCACCTCGGGCGTAGGACAAATAAAAATATCCGAAAATATAAAGGAGTAA
- a CDS encoding TetR/AcrR family transcriptional regulator: MRIVKEAEERRNEILDAADALFGQKGFDGTSTNDILEKVGIARGTLYYHFKSKEDIMDALIERYNVRLLGAAQEAAADKSIPVKERIIRTVMALNMRGGSSDEILEHIHKPQNALMHQKIQKVIINGVTPILTGIIREGIEQGLFSTPFPYECMEIVVTYANTIFDGDMVELTDEERASRIQAFIFNLERMLGAECGSFMYVMQMFGSKDGGSNE, from the coding sequence ATGAGAATAGTAAAAGAAGCTGAAGAACGCAGAAACGAAATACTTGACGCAGCGGATGCACTTTTCGGTCAGAAGGGCTTTGACGGCACAAGTACAAACGATATTCTGGAGAAAGTCGGAATAGCGCGGGGAACGCTATACTATCACTTCAAGTCTAAGGAGGATATTATGGACGCACTAATTGAACGCTATAATGTCCGTCTTTTAGGCGCGGCGCAGGAAGCCGCCGCAGATAAGAGCATACCCGTAAAGGAGCGTATTATACGTACTGTAATGGCACTGAACATGAGAGGCGGAAGCAGCGATGAAATTCTGGAGCATATTCACAAGCCTCAGAACGCACTTATGCATCAGAAAATACAAAAGGTCATAATCAACGGCGTTACGCCGATACTGACAGGAATAATCCGTGAAGGCATAGAGCAGGGGCTGTTCAGCACACCATTCCCATATGAATGCATGGAAATAGTTGTGACATATGCGAATACAATTTTTGATGGTGACATGGTTGAGTTGACAGATGAAGAGCGCGCTTCACGCATACAAGCATTTATTTTCAACTTAGAAAGGATGCTAGGGGCAGAATGCGGTAGTTTTATGTATGTTATGCAGATGTTTGGTAGTAAAGACGGAGGCAGCAATGAATAA